A single genomic interval of Myxococcales bacterium harbors:
- the mazG gene encoding nucleoside triphosphate pyrophosphohydrolase, whose protein sequence is MENTGKKFEELVKIMAKLRAPDGCPWDREQGYRDIAAHTLEETYETLEAIDRGDFKALKEELGDLLLQILFYAQIATEENRFGIDEVIEGISAKLIHRHPHVFGDVRVSDSDEVLKNWEFLKKKEGKKTVLGGVPSALPSLLKAFRLGEKSSRVGFDWSDAEGILGKVEEESRELREAKESGDPDAIDHEYGDLLFTLANLGRFLGLDPEGSLRRASDRFIARFNSMEEKISQSSMDMKSLTPQQWDDLWKDAKSAAEKG, encoded by the coding sequence ATGGAAAACACCGGGAAAAAATTCGAGGAGCTGGTTAAAATAATGGCCAAGCTAAGGGCTCCGGACGGATGCCCGTGGGATCGGGAACAGGGGTACAGGGATATCGCCGCACACACCCTGGAAGAGACCTACGAAACTCTGGAAGCTATCGACCGCGGGGACTTCAAGGCCCTCAAGGAGGAGCTTGGCGACTTGCTCCTTCAAATCTTATTCTACGCCCAGATCGCTACCGAAGAGAACCGCTTCGGAATCGACGAGGTGATAGAGGGAATCAGCGCAAAGCTAATCCATCGCCATCCCCACGTCTTTGGGGATGTACGCGTCTCTGACTCGGACGAGGTCCTTAAAAACTGGGAATTCTTAAAGAAGAAGGAAGGGAAAAAGACCGTTCTCGGGGGAGTCCCAAGCGCCCTCCCCTCACTTCTCAAGGCTTTCCGATTAGGCGAAAAGAGCTCGCGTGTAGGATTTGACTGGAGCGATGCGGAAGGGATACTTGGCAAGGTAGAAGAGGAGTCTCGCGAACTTCGAGAGGCGAAGGAATCCGGCGATCCGGATGCCATCGACCATGAATACGGCGACCTCCTTTTTACCCTGGCCAATCTCGGAAGATTTCTGGGGCTTGATCCGGAAGGAAGCCTAAGAAGGGCCTCCGACCGCTTCATAGCCAGGTTTAACTCCATGGAAGAAAAAATATCTCAAAGCAGTATGGATATGAAATCCCTGACCCCGCAGCAGTGGGATGACCTGTGGAAGGATGCAAAATCCGCTGCCGAGAAAGGATAG